GACAAGCTCCCTTTATAAATATTATCCTTGATCTGCTCAATGATGTTTTCGAAAACTCTCTCCGATTTAACTGGTTTAAAGTCCATTTCCTTAACTCCTTATCTTTATTATATTACTCGCGAATTCGTTTTACAACTATAGTTATTTATTTGACAATATTTGGTCATTTTTTTAAGTATAGGGACTAAAAATGTCCATGCATTATTTTACTAAATTAATACCATAAATGCAGCCATACTGCCTGTGTTACCCTTATCTCTTCTGTAGGAAAAAAACTCTTCTTTATTACAGTGGGTACAAAGCCCAGATAGTGTTATATTTTCATCCTTTAGACCACATCCAGTAAGCTCGAGGTAATTTGTCATCTCGAGATTAAACATCCATTTATCATTACCCTTAGGAATAAGTACATTATCATGGTTAATGTCAAGTTTCTTTACTTCTTCTGCTACATCGTCACCTACTTCATAGCAACATACGCCGATAGCAGGGCCTATACCTGCAAGTATATCCTCTTTATTTGAACCATATGTATCGATCATTGCTTTAACAGTTTTGGGCCCGATTTCTTTTACTGTTCCTCTCCATCCAGCATGTGCAAGTGCAACAACCTCTTTCACAGGATCTAAGAAAAATAACGGTGTACAGTCTGCATAAAATGTCACAAGGGGTATTTGCTTTTCATCTGTCATAAGTGCATCGGCATTTTTTATGTCACTGCCGCTGAAGTTTTTACCTTTATCATCTTTAGTAACCTTCCTTATTTTATCACCATGTACTTGGTCAGAAAAAACCATATCACCATATGCAAATCCGCCAGCATCACAGATTCTCTTGAAGTTTTCATAAACTTCTTC
This portion of the Thermoanaerobacterium sp. RBIITD genome encodes:
- the pgeF gene encoding peptidoglycan editing factor PgeF, which gives rise to MNKGFKRNEVNGVVFYTIPAFEKTGLVKHLFSTRIGGVSNGAYSSMNLSLTRYNDKEEVYENFKRICDAGGFAYGDMVFSDQVHGDKIRKVTKDDKGKNFSGSDIKNADALMTDEKQIPLVTFYADCTPLFFLDPVKEVVALAHAGWRGTVKEIGPKTVKAMIDTYGSNKEDILAGIGPAIGVCCYEVGDDVAEEVKKLDINHDNVLIPKGNDKWMFNLEMTNYLELTGCGLKDENITLSGLCTHCNKEEFFSYRRDKGNTGSMAAFMVLI